From Pirellulales bacterium, one genomic window encodes:
- a CDS encoding TonB-dependent receptor, producing the protein MSALLAKGAAPAKADDAPAPAAGSARARSSASSPALFRTQLWHALVADPLDTSIDIGPHVSPTAYRRPNSRPAGRTEEMPTFRPEGYIRPSGGYFRVVRQPLAPLQPQQPLAPAAPPVSPLQPLQPTQPLGSLGVFGQGGIMSALEALPADRAPIAQSIAPVASATSAPALAVNARPDLAQAIADEVLAVQTMWRSSISEAPFIRGFKNREIYAQLDGQYFEPVRWDLDTVVNKIDPGIVQDTIIVAGPYSVQYGPGFTFMDIVTRPTPRNQRQQYRSSMSWLPNGQQIYGRETVSGGTQDFGYRLSYGHRNGNDYQAGNSTYIPSHYNTGDILAELGYNLTPGQRIEGTYRRQDMNHTAYPGEFFDVSSLETNAFNLRYIDEDVTMPWTRMLAQGWYNSNNMTGNTFNSTKQPIVTGIEKSLTESVYPAVATSFGTPPTPADQNAGLPPLVGFSGSTVGSLMSTGGRVTAQFGELDEVSLLTGTDVRVLNQRVTEFFTINPYLPNPPFAPTPASPPSPPGNGMYPFQFSTGMPRATMVNPGAFAEMTLPWTSYFRSKIGGRGDYVDTNAYSNTVPINGPPNSAFYPTTSALPAGPLNKANGLYAFYMVNQVDITQHWSAGLSFGQSQRPPSLIDRYADGMFLGIIQSGYRRVIGDPNLQPERNWQIDAQINGNYDRWRGYLRGYNSWVNNYITYSANAVRDPTGAVLLNTLNTPLAELRGFEAFNSFDLTPRVTPFASAHYVYGTDVTINQPLTQIPPLQGFAGVRFHDPNAGRTWGLELFATMTREQNRPGVLRVTDVPGQYTQIEKRVGGWTIGNVRGYWNVSRNLMLSGGITNIFDRNYIQYLSLQTGPVQVLSPGISPYTSLEWIY; encoded by the coding sequence ATGAGTGCCCTGCTTGCCAAGGGGGCCGCGCCGGCCAAGGCCGACGACGCGCCTGCGCCGGCCGCTGGTTCGGCGCGAGCGCGTTCGTCGGCGTCGTCCCCCGCGCTGTTCCGCACGCAACTCTGGCACGCCCTGGTGGCCGATCCGCTCGATACCTCGATCGACATCGGGCCTCACGTCAGCCCGACCGCGTACAGGCGCCCGAACTCCAGGCCCGCCGGGCGCACCGAAGAAATGCCCACCTTCCGGCCGGAAGGATACATTCGCCCGTCAGGCGGCTACTTTCGCGTGGTGCGTCAACCGCTGGCGCCGTTGCAGCCGCAGCAGCCGTTGGCCCCGGCCGCGCCGCCCGTCAGCCCGTTGCAACCTCTGCAACCCACGCAGCCGCTCGGCAGCCTGGGCGTGTTTGGTCAAGGCGGCATCATGAGCGCACTGGAGGCATTGCCCGCCGATCGCGCGCCGATCGCACAATCGATTGCCCCCGTGGCCAGCGCCACCAGCGCGCCGGCACTGGCGGTCAATGCCCGCCCCGACCTGGCCCAGGCCATCGCCGACGAAGTGCTGGCGGTGCAGACCATGTGGCGGTCGAGCATTTCCGAAGCGCCCTTCATCCGCGGTTTCAAGAACCGTGAGATTTACGCCCAGCTCGACGGCCAGTATTTCGAGCCGGTCCGCTGGGACCTGGACACCGTGGTCAACAAGATCGATCCGGGCATCGTCCAAGACACGATCATCGTGGCCGGCCCCTACTCGGTGCAGTACGGCCCCGGCTTCACGTTCATGGACATCGTCACTCGGCCGACGCCCCGCAATCAGCGGCAGCAATACCGCAGCAGCATGAGTTGGCTCCCCAACGGCCAGCAAATCTACGGCCGCGAGACCGTCAGCGGCGGCACGCAAGATTTCGGCTATCGTCTCAGCTACGGCCATCGCAACGGCAACGACTACCAGGCCGGCAACAGCACCTACATTCCCTCGCACTACAACACCGGCGACATCCTGGCCGAGCTGGGCTACAACCTGACGCCCGGCCAGCGAATTGAAGGCACCTATCGCCGGCAAGACATGAACCACACGGCCTACCCCGGCGAGTTCTTCGACGTCAGCTCGCTGGAGACCAATGCCTTCAACCTGCGCTACATCGACGAAGACGTCACCATGCCCTGGACCCGAATGCTCGCGCAGGGTTGGTACAACAGCAACAACATGACCGGCAACACCTTCAATTCGACGAAGCAGCCGATCGTGACGGGCATCGAGAAGTCGTTGACGGAATCCGTCTATCCCGCAGTCGCCACATCCTTCGGAACGCCTCCCACGCCGGCCGATCAGAATGCCGGCCTGCCGCCGCTGGTCGGTTTCAGCGGCTCGACGGTCGGCTCGCTCATGTCGACCGGCGGACGTGTGACGGCGCAGTTCGGCGAGCTGGACGAAGTGAGCCTGTTGACGGGCACCGACGTGCGCGTGCTCAATCAACGCGTGACGGAATTTTTCACGATCAATCCCTACCTGCCCAATCCGCCCTTCGCGCCCACGCCCGCCTCGCCGCCTTCGCCGCCGGGCAACGGAATGTATCCGTTCCAGTTCTCCACCGGCATGCCGCGGGCGACAATGGTCAACCCCGGTGCCTTCGCCGAAATGACGTTGCCCTGGACCAGCTACTTCCGCAGCAAGATCGGCGGCCGCGGCGACTATGTCGATACCAACGCCTATTCCAACACGGTGCCCATCAACGGGCCGCCGAACTCCGCGTTCTATCCCACCACCAGCGCCCTGCCGGCGGGCCCCTTGAACAAGGCCAACGGACTCTATGCCTTTTACATGGTCAACCAGGTCGACATCACGCAGCATTGGAGCGCCGGCTTGTCGTTCGGCCAATCGCAGCGGCCGCCTTCGCTCATCGACCGCTATGCCGACGGCATGTTCCTGGGCATCATCCAGAGCGGTTATCGCCGCGTGATCGGCGACCCGAACTTGCAGCCCGAACGCAATTGGCAGATCGACGCCCAGATCAACGGCAACTACGACCGCTGGCGCGGTTATTTGCGGGGATACAATTCGTGGGTCAACAACTACATTACCTACAGCGCTAACGCGGTCCGAGATCCGACGGGGGCGGTCTTGCTGAACACGCTCAACACGCCGCTGGCCGAGTTGCGGGGCTTCGAGGCCTTCAACAGCTTCGACCTCACGCCGCGGGTCACTCCCTTCGCCTCAGCCCATTATGTGTACGGCACCGACGTGACGATCAACCAGCCCTTGACGCAAATTCCGCCGCTGCAAGGCTTCGCGGGCGTCCGCTTCCACGATCCCAACGCCGGCCGCACTTGGGGCCTGGAACTGTTCGCCACGATGACCCGCGAGCAAAACCGGCCGGGCGTGCTCCGTGTGACCGACGTGCCCGGCCAATACACGCAGATCGAAAAGCGCGTCGGCGGCTGGACCATCGGCAACGTCCGCGGCTACTGGAACGTATCGCGGAACCTGATGCTGTCGGGCGGCATCACGAACATCTTCGATCGCAACTACATCCAGTATCTGAGCCTGCAGACGGGGCCGGTGCAGGTGCTCTCGCCGGGCATCAGCCCCTACACCAGCCTGGAGTGGATCTACTAG